In Streptomyces canus, one DNA window encodes the following:
- a CDS encoding ABC transporter permease, translated as MTATAVRVDTAPAAQVKRRRRSLGWIAVVPLLAFVAVAFGLPAIAMLDGAFTAKNPATGATSYTVDNLTASLKGAYLTALLGSVKLSAVSAALATLFGLPLAQAVVSSRFRGLREAVLTASGVLANFGGVPLAFAFVATLGNAGVLTRQLGLTDKGWDLYSFWGLVIVYLYFLIPLMVLTITPALDGLRTQWREAAQNNGATGTQYWRFVALPVLLPTLLGGFVLLFGSAFAAYATAAAMVGSSIPLVTLQIADAISGNVLVGQENVALALSLDMVLVAGLVMAVYLPLQRRSARWLA; from the coding sequence ATGACGGCCACCGCCGTACGGGTGGACACGGCGCCCGCCGCGCAGGTGAAGCGGCGGCGCCGGTCCCTCGGCTGGATCGCCGTCGTCCCGCTGCTCGCGTTCGTCGCGGTCGCCTTCGGGCTGCCAGCGATCGCCATGCTGGACGGCGCCTTCACCGCCAAGAACCCGGCCACCGGAGCGACTTCGTACACCGTCGACAATCTGACGGCCTCCCTCAAGGGCGCGTATCTCACCGCGCTGCTCGGCAGCGTGAAGCTGTCGGCCGTGTCCGCCGCCCTGGCGACGCTCTTCGGTCTGCCGCTGGCGCAGGCCGTGGTGTCCTCCCGCTTCCGCGGGCTGCGCGAGGCCGTGCTCACCGCGTCCGGAGTCCTCGCCAACTTCGGCGGAGTCCCGCTGGCCTTCGCCTTCGTCGCCACGCTCGGCAACGCCGGCGTGCTGACCCGGCAGCTGGGCCTCACCGACAAAGGCTGGGACCTCTACAGCTTCTGGGGCCTCGTCATCGTCTACCTGTACTTCCTGATCCCCCTCATGGTGCTCACGATCACCCCCGCCCTGGACGGACTGCGCACCCAGTGGCGCGAGGCGGCACAGAACAACGGGGCGACGGGCACGCAGTACTGGCGCTTTGTCGCCCTGCCCGTCCTGCTGCCCACGCTTCTCGGCGGGTTCGTGCTGCTCTTCGGCAGCGCCTTCGCCGCGTACGCCACCGCCGCCGCGATGGTGGGCAGCTCCATCCCGCTGGTCACCCTCCAGATCGCCGACGCGATCTCCGGCAACGTGCTCGTCGGCCAGGAGAACGTGGCGCTCGCCCTCAGCCTCGACATGGTCCTGGTCGCCGGCCTGGTCATGGCCGTCTACCTGCCCCTGCAGCGGAGGAGTGCGCGATGGCTCGCCTGA